Proteins encoded within one genomic window of Xiphophorus maculatus strain JP 163 A chromosome 11, X_maculatus-5.0-male, whole genome shotgun sequence:
- the LOC102219136 gene encoding interleukin-13 receptor subunit alpha-2-like, with product MANTSSVLHSLMLIFITWRGSMRCCAITVDPPEDLAVLDSGRLGQMQITWRPPSSLTKMTKCLPQYQLEYFNTYKNNWETLRTPRRTYSTQFDPSKDVHIKVYTILNGECTNNTMIMSKNCAETILKPPSTGILDAEAKAFICVYHNMENLECSWTHSLKTPPSALHNLYFWHKSLDQAVECPSYILSGGVRKGCNFSGKPLPEFTDIYFCVNGSSREGPLKATFFSLQIQNQVKVTAPDKLHLQTSSDTELEFHWENPAGRLPGHCLEWEVRHHHVGTDGKISLNHIHTEKPRLTLPFSNSNERNCFQVRSRLNSYCVDQSFWSDWSHETCHPVLDNREIALGPEMNSVSIYIYVAVVIIVILVVSLCVWAAVNMRKAGPQKKVDSLLPKLLTNNLTQRVSKIYSGKKMCTDVVI from the exons ATGGCTAATACATCCAGTGTTCTTCATTCACTGATGCTGATCTTCATAACCTGGAGGGGGAGCATGCGCTGCTGTGCCATCACAG TGGATCCCCCGGAGGATCTTGCAGTATTGGACTCTGGCCGCCTCGGACAAATGCAGATTACTTGGCGTCCACCAAGCAGCCTGACGAAAATGACAAAGTGCCTTCCTCAGTACCAGCTGGAGTATTTCAACACATACAAGAACAACTGGGAG ACGCTCAGAACCCCGAGGAGGACCTACAGCACCCAGTTTGACCCGTCCAAAGACGTCCATATAAAAGTTTACACCATTCTGAATGGAGAGTGCACCAACAACACGATGATCATGAGCAAAAACTGCGCTGAGACGATTCTGAAACCTCCCAGCACAG GAATATTGGATGCAGAAGCCAAAGCGTTTATTTGTGTGTACCATAATATGGAGAACCTGGAGTGCAGCTGGACACACAGCCTGAAGACACCACCCAGCGCACTGCACAATCTCTACTTCTG GCATAAGTCCCTGGATCAGGCGGTTGAATGCCCCAGCTATATTTTGTCAGGTGGAGTCAGGAAGGGCTGCAACTTCTCAGGAAAGCCTCTTCCTGAATTCACTGACATCTACTTCTGTGTAAACGGCTCCTCCCGCGAAGGGCCCCTGAAGGCAACATTCTTCTCCCTGCAGATTCAAAACCAGG tgaaggtTACAGCTCCAGATAAGCTGCATCTGCAGACGAGTTCTGACACGGAGTTGGAGTTTCACTGGGAGAATCCCGCTGGGAGGCTTCCTGGTCACTGCCTTGAGTGGGAAGTGAGACACCATCATGTGGGGACTGATGGAAAAATATCTTTG AACCACATTCACACCGAGAAGCCCCGCCTGACTCTGCCTTTCAGCAACAGCAATGAGAGAAACTGCTTCCAGGTTCGGTCCAGGCTGAACTCTTATTGTGTGGACCAAAGCTTCTGGAGTGATTGGAGCCATGAAACTTGCCATCCAG ttttggATAACAGAGAAATCGCTCTGGGACCAGAAATGAATTCTGTGTCGATCTACATCTACGTTGCTGTTGTCATCATCGTCATCCTGGtggtgtctctgtgtgtgtgggcagcAGTCAACAT GAGGAAAGCAGGACCACAGAAGAAAGTGGACTCTCTGCTTCCCAAGCTGCTTACCAACAACTTGACTCAGAGAGTTTCAAAGATCTACAGCGGCAAGAAAATGTGCACCGATGTTGTCATTTAA